The genome window TTATTTGGATACGTTACAGTTCTTTTGCCCGTAGTGTTATATACGGGATCTCTCGCCATGATCGGTATGTTCGATTTGAATTTACCCCTTTGGCTTGTGGTGGCAACGATTGGCATTTTGGGAAGTGCTTATGCTATTTTTGGTGGATTAAAATCAGTCGCTGTCAGTGATACGATTAATGGTGTGGGGTTACTCATTGGCGGTTTAACTATTCCTGCATTGGCGTTAGTGGCATTAGGTGATGGATCATTTTTTTCAGGACTGGCCGTTCTCACAAATAACAATCCAGAATATTTAACACCGCTCACCAATACAAATGTGGATGGGAATGTGGTATCCGTTCCTTGGCCAACCTTATTTACTGGCATGATGTTTATTCAGGTGTTCTATTGGTCAACGAATCAGGTGATCGTCCAAAGGGCCATGGCAGCCAAAAGTTTGGCAGAAGGGCAGAAGGGTGTTTTGTTTGCTTCTGCTATGAAATTGGTAGGACCGTTGATGTTATGTCTTCCGGGGATTATTGCATTACACATGACAGATTTGACTATCGATAAACAGGATCAGGTTTATGGTGCGATTGTTCGCCACGTATTGCCCGACTGGTCGTTGGGATTATTTGCGGCAGTATTGATGGGTTCCATCTTGAGTTCATTCAACTCAGCGCTGAACAGTGCATCCACACTTTTTTCACTCCAGTTTTATAAAGGATATATCAACACAAAAGCCAGTGGTGAAAAAATTGTATCAACGGGGAAAAAGTTTGGAATTGCATTGGCCATTGTATCCATTTTTCTTGCACCCATATTGGACCAAATGCAGTCAATCTTTGAATACCTTCAAAAAGTGAATGGACTTTATAGTGTACCCATCATTGGCATATTTTTACTGGGAATAACCACTAAACATGTACCGGCAATCGCGGCAAAAGTAGGGATGGTTGTGGGGATGGCTGCCTACGCATTTTTCACATTTATTAATATCCAGGATGTACCAGAATTTTTTGCAAACGGTGATGGTGACCTTCATTGGCTCCATGGATATTTCATTAGTTTTATGGGATCCGTTTTGGTCATGTTAATTATTGGTAAAATAAAACCAAAAACAGCGGAAGAAATTGCTATCAGTGATCATCGAGACCCGGCGCCAGTAGATATGACTCCTTGGGCTTCAGCTAAAAATGTATCTATCGGCATTATGGTTGTGATTGTTGGGATTTACCTGTTATTAACTTTGGCGGCGAAATGAGCCTTTTGAACCTTACAAGTCTCCCTTGTCAAAGGGAAATTTACCTGTCCGCCTTTGGCATTCAGGCGGGGAGGGATATAATAAAAAACGCGGCCCCTTCTCAAAGGACGATTCACTTGTCCGCTCTCGAAGAGCAGGCGGAGTGGGAAATAATAAAAAATGAGAACTACTTCTTGTGATTCATACCCATTAAATTTCT of Candidatus Neomarinimicrobiota bacterium contains these proteins:
- a CDS encoding solute:sodium symporter family transporter; amino-acid sequence: MNTISIISFILATGAVGFFTYKIVHKMKKSDNATEEYFTGGRALAWPVVAGSLLLTNLSTEQLVGLNGAVFGDKALVGIAWEALAAFAMIATALVFLPRYLASGFTTTPAFLEKRFDKTTRSMVSGLFLFGYVTVLLPVVLYTGSLAMIGMFDLNLPLWLVVATIGILGSAYAIFGGLKSVAVSDTINGVGLLIGGLTIPALALVALGDGSFFSGLAVLTNNNPEYLTPLTNTNVDGNVVSVPWPTLFTGMMFIQVFYWSTNQVIVQRAMAAKSLAEGQKGVLFASAMKLVGPLMLCLPGIIALHMTDLTIDKQDQVYGAIVRHVLPDWSLGLFAAVLMGSILSSFNSALNSASTLFSLQFYKGYINTKASGEKIVSTGKKFGIALAIVSIFLAPILDQMQSIFEYLQKVNGLYSVPIIGIFLLGITTKHVPAIAAKVGMVVGMAAYAFFTFINIQDVPEFFANGDGDLHWLHGYFISFMGSVLVMLIIGKIKPKTAEEIAISDHRDPAPVDMTPWASAKNVSIGIMVVIVGIYLLLTLAAK